Proteins from a genomic interval of Rhodospirillaceae bacterium:
- a CDS encoding ATP-binding cassette domain-containing protein: MRERQVGFVFQHYALFRHMTVFNNVAFGLRVKPWSLRPGRKTIRAKVNELLELVQISELSKRYPSQLSGGQRQRVALARALAIEPKILLLDEPFGALDANVRQELRVWLRQLHDSMGLTSIFVTHDQEEAMDMADRVVLLEKGMLQQIDRPENIYEKPANFFAYQFLGQSNQLLAETSGQQLKIAGKFFSSNQPAPLASPAFVYLRPYHIRPLTASSIGQADFTGRIDKILFGGSTIKLHIKTDNMQPSFLEAEIPPAYVADFGLVQGQTYGFTIRQLTYFASPQEPPILFHRYRPAP, encoded by the coding sequence ATGCGCGAACGGCAAGTGGGATTTGTTTTCCAGCATTATGCCTTATTCCGCCATATGACCGTTTTTAACAATGTGGCCTTTGGCTTAAGGGTTAAACCCTGGTCTTTAAGGCCAGGACGCAAGACCATCCGGGCAAAAGTCAACGAGTTGCTGGAGTTGGTGCAAATCAGTGAATTAAGCAAAAGATACCCGTCGCAATTATCTGGTGGCCAACGCCAACGGGTTGCTTTGGCACGCGCCTTGGCAATTGAACCAAAAATATTATTACTAGATGAACCATTCGGGGCTTTAGATGCCAATGTCCGTCAAGAATTACGCGTTTGGCTGCGACAACTACATGATAGCATGGGATTAACCAGCATTTTTGTAACCCATGACCAGGAAGAGGCCATGGACATGGCTGACCGGGTTGTTTTGCTGGAAAAGGGGATGCTGCAGCAAATTGACCGGCCGGAAAATATTTATGAAAAACCAGCAAACTTTTTTGCCTATCAGTTTTTAGGCCAATCTAACCAATTGCTCGCGGAAACTAGTGGACAACAATTGAAAATTGCAGGCAAGTTTTTTTCAAGCAACCAACCCGCCCCCCTTGCCTCACCCGCTTTTGTTTATTTAAGACCTTACCATATCCGCCCGCTTACCGCTTCATCCATTGGCCAAGCGGATTTTACTGGGCGAATTGACAAAATCTTGTTCGGTGGCTCAACCATTAAATTACATATTAAAACCGACAATATGCAGCCGTCCTTTTTAGAGGCAGAGATTCCACCCGCCTATGTGGCTGATTTTGGCTTGGTACAAGGCCAGACATATGGTTTTACGATCCGGCAGCTCACCTATTTTGCGAGTCCACAAGAGCCACCTATTCTGTTCCATCGCTACCGACCCGCCCCATAA